A region of Paenibacillus sp. JNUCC-31 DNA encodes the following proteins:
- a CDS encoding MerR family transcriptional regulator — MTYSISEVAKELNLTVYTLRYYDKEGLMPFVERTPSGARKFKESDIDFLKIIQCLKSTGMPIKDIKDFIEWCSEGDSTLQERYNMFTERKASVEAQMEELKKTMEVIEHKCSYYKTALSAGTEEIHKTNRIGNFVTS; from the coding sequence ATGACGTATTCAATCAGCGAAGTTGCAAAGGAATTGAATCTTACCGTGTATACCTTGCGTTACTACGACAAGGAAGGACTCATGCCATTTGTAGAACGTACCCCTAGCGGAGCGCGAAAGTTTAAAGAATCAGATATCGACTTTTTAAAAATCATTCAATGTCTAAAATCTACGGGGATGCCGATCAAGGATATCAAAGATTTCATTGAATGGTGCTCCGAGGGCGATTCCACCTTACAGGAAAGATATAATATGTTTACGGAACGCAAGGCTAGTGTAGAAGCACAGATGGAAGAGCTGAAAAAGACCATGGAAGTCATCGAACATAAATGTTCCTACTATAAGACTGCACTCAGTGCTGGAACGGAAGAAATTCATAAAACCAATAGAATCGGGAACTTTGTTACCAGTTAA
- a CDS encoding amino acid ABC transporter ATP-binding protein, which produces MGKIKVEGLKKSFGTNQVLKGIDMSVIEGEVVCVIGPSGSGKSTFLRCINQLDEITAGRVIVDDRDLNDPKTNINKARENIGMVFQHFNLFPHFSVLKNIMFAPRELGILNEKEARDTALRLLERVGLSDKADSYPNQLSGGQKQRVAIARALAMNPDVMLFDEPTSALDPEMVGEVLGVMKDLASEGMTMIIVTHEMGFAREVADRVIFMDGGYIVEQGTPEDIFGNPKHERTISFLEKVL; this is translated from the coding sequence GTGGGTAAAATCAAAGTTGAAGGATTAAAGAAAAGCTTTGGCACGAATCAGGTTTTGAAGGGGATCGATATGTCGGTCATCGAGGGTGAAGTGGTCTGTGTCATCGGGCCGTCCGGTTCGGGTAAAAGTACGTTTTTACGCTGTATTAATCAGTTAGATGAGATTACAGCTGGACGGGTTATTGTAGATGACCGGGATCTGAATGATCCCAAAACGAACATTAACAAAGCACGCGAAAATATCGGCATGGTGTTCCAGCATTTTAACCTGTTTCCTCATTTCAGTGTGCTGAAAAACATCATGTTTGCCCCCAGGGAACTTGGGATATTAAATGAAAAGGAAGCGCGGGACACCGCGCTCCGATTACTTGAGCGTGTCGGATTGTCTGATAAAGCAGATAGCTATCCAAATCAACTGTCAGGTGGACAAAAACAGCGGGTAGCTATCGCTCGTGCACTTGCCATGAATCCGGACGTTATGCTATTCGATGAACCGACTTCGGCGCTTGATCCCGAGATGGTAGGTGAGGTTCTTGGGGTAATGAAGGATCTCGCGAGCGAAGGAATGACGATGATCATTGTCACCCATGAAATGGGATTTGCCCGTGAAGTGGCTGATCGGGTTATCTTCATGGACGGTGGTTATATCGTAGAGCAAGGCACTCCTGAGGATATATTCGGAAATCCAAAACATGAGCGGACGATCAGCTTTTTGGAAAAAGTACTCTAA
- a CDS encoding rhodanese-like domain-containing protein yields MFWLIFLSVIIIFFVVGRQLWPVPNLKHLDYKDFMSRRDEFGDYKILDIRDALEYWTDPTAGTINISLGRLPYVWGNHLIPEDHVMILSTGLLRSKKAARILRKQGFQFIYVIKCSL; encoded by the coding sequence ATGTTTTGGTTGATATTTTTATCCGTTATTATTATTTTTTTCGTAGTTGGACGTCAATTATGGCCTGTACCAAACCTTAAACATCTGGATTATAAAGACTTTATGAGCAGAAGAGATGAATTTGGTGATTACAAGATCTTGGATATCCGGGATGCATTGGAGTATTGGACTGATCCTACGGCCGGAACTATCAATATCTCGCTGGGACGTCTTCCATACGTTTGGGGGAACCATCTTATACCCGAGGATCATGTAATGATCTTGTCTACTGGGCTGCTCAGATCCAAAAAAGCGGCGCGAATTTTACGAAAGCAAGGATTCCAATTTATCTATGTCATCAAGTGCAGTTTATAA
- a CDS encoding NAD(P)-dependent alcohol dehydrogenase, translating into MITAKARAVDGPDQSFRAAEINRRDLDSHDVLIEIKYAGICHSDIHTAHGEWGPVNYPLVPGHEIAGIVTEVGPEVSKYKVGDRVGVGCMVDSCGECENCRRGEEQYCLKGNIPTYAGVDKYGEPTQGGYSTHIVVTEGFIVRIPDNIELDAAAPLLCAGITTYSPLHHWGAGPGKKVAVVGMGGLGHMAVKIAHAMGAEVTVLSQSLKKKEDGLQFGADRYYATSEPETFEKLAGSFDLIINTVSANIDINAYFALLTLDGTLVNVGAPGEPLAVNVMSLIGHRRSFAGSMIGGIRETQEMLDFCAEHDIVPQIEVISADQIDEAYKRVLASDVKYRFVIDTSTI; encoded by the coding sequence ATGATAACTGCAAAAGCACGAGCTGTAGACGGTCCGGACCAATCGTTCCGGGCGGCTGAGATTAATCGACGCGATCTTGATTCTCATGATGTCCTGATCGAAATTAAATATGCTGGCATATGCCACTCTGACATCCATACGGCACATGGCGAATGGGGCCCAGTAAATTATCCCCTCGTACCTGGGCATGAGATCGCAGGAATTGTCACAGAAGTGGGACCCGAAGTTTCAAAGTACAAGGTTGGTGACCGAGTAGGAGTCGGATGCATGGTTGACTCCTGTGGTGAATGTGAAAACTGCCGCCGAGGAGAAGAGCAATACTGCCTCAAAGGGAATATTCCTACCTACGCAGGTGTGGACAAGTACGGCGAACCTACACAAGGAGGGTATTCCACTCACATTGTCGTTACCGAAGGCTTCATCGTTCGTATTCCTGACAACATCGAGCTTGATGCGGCTGCACCCCTACTTTGTGCAGGGATTACAACATACTCGCCGCTGCATCATTGGGGAGCTGGACCAGGTAAGAAAGTAGCTGTAGTAGGAATGGGCGGTCTTGGTCATATGGCGGTCAAAATTGCGCATGCCATGGGTGCAGAGGTAACGGTTCTGTCACAATCATTGAAGAAGAAGGAGGATGGCTTGCAATTTGGAGCAGATCGTTACTATGCTACTAGTGAGCCAGAAACCTTCGAAAAACTCGCTGGCTCCTTTGATTTGATTATTAACACCGTGAGTGCGAATATTGACATCAATGCTTATTTTGCACTACTTACTCTGGATGGTACTCTGGTTAACGTGGGTGCTCCCGGGGAACCGTTGGCCGTAAACGTAATGTCCCTTATCGGTCATCGTCGTTCGTTCGCAGGTTCAATGATTGGCGGCATCCGCGAGACGCAGGAAATGCTTGATTTCTGTGCAGAACATGACATCGTGCCTCAGATCGAAGTTATTTCAGCTGACCAAATTGACGAAGCATATAAACGTGTATTAGCTTCCGACGTGAAGTACAGATTCGTAATTGACACTAGCACAATTTAA
- a CDS encoding sugar phosphate nucleotidyltransferase — MHIVLLCGGSGKRLWPLSNELRSKLFVDILPSPAGGRESMMGRVCRQLESLHLLDSTIIISHQDQVNITTRHTQGKIPVIGEPFKRGTFTAAALATLYLQSFGLAGADDMICIVPADVFASEEFFSSFRLLPDILKQSDADIALIGTRPTHASEQYGYILPDKKEQDVYSAVTQFIEKPDASIAEALIRRGALWNSGVYAFSLAFILSHIEKSGLPVHYEQLLTLYEQLPERSFDKQVAEQTQRAVVLPYNGVWQDIGSWGALCAQLDSNVFGKGGISGQSSDSHIVNVLPYPIQIIGVPGIIAAASTDGILIANKKNSNEIKEQLGSEPLQSMYGEATWGSYRVMERALEDENTTVTTSSIILLPGKHIGLRQHRSGCKAWTILSGSGQVFINEEIMQVTAGNQFAIILKGLYSILAETRMVILEARIGGPEDEDRALFVEEDDWKVIIERAGSNKSLD; from the coding sequence ATGCATATCGTACTGCTGTGCGGCGGCTCTGGCAAAAGACTCTGGCCGCTATCCAATGAGCTTCGCTCCAAGTTGTTCGTTGATATACTTCCTTCACCTGCAGGTGGCAGGGAGTCCATGATGGGCAGAGTGTGCCGACAGCTGGAGAGCTTGCACTTGCTCGATTCAACAATCATTATCTCACACCAGGATCAGGTCAACATAACAACCCGGCATACCCAAGGCAAGATACCCGTTATCGGGGAACCATTTAAGCGGGGAACCTTTACTGCAGCTGCCTTGGCGACATTGTATCTGCAATCTTTCGGCCTAGCTGGAGCAGACGATATGATCTGTATCGTGCCGGCGGATGTGTTCGCAAGCGAAGAATTTTTCAGCAGCTTCAGGTTGCTTCCTGACATATTGAAGCAATCCGATGCCGATATCGCTTTGATTGGGACAAGGCCTACACATGCTTCTGAACAATATGGATACATCCTGCCTGACAAGAAAGAACAGGATGTTTATTCGGCAGTAACACAATTTATAGAGAAGCCGGACGCGAGTATTGCTGAAGCCCTGATACGGCGTGGCGCACTATGGAACTCCGGGGTGTATGCCTTCTCACTCGCGTTTATATTATCCCATATTGAAAAATCCGGGCTTCCTGTTCATTATGAACAATTACTAACCTTGTATGAACAGCTGCCTGAACGCAGTTTTGACAAACAAGTTGCTGAACAAACACAACGGGCTGTTGTACTTCCTTATAACGGAGTATGGCAGGATATCGGGAGCTGGGGTGCGCTGTGCGCCCAGTTGGATTCCAATGTATTCGGAAAAGGGGGAATATCCGGACAATCTTCGGATTCCCATATCGTGAACGTGCTGCCCTACCCGATCCAGATCATCGGAGTCCCGGGTATTATCGCAGCCGCAAGTACAGACGGCATTCTCATTGCGAACAAAAAAAATTCAAATGAAATTAAAGAGCAATTGGGCAGTGAGCCACTACAATCGATGTACGGTGAAGCAACCTGGGGCAGCTATCGTGTTATGGAGAGAGCATTGGAAGACGAAAATACAACCGTAACTACATCAAGCATCATACTTCTACCTGGCAAACATATCGGATTGCGCCAGCATCGGTCAGGATGCAAAGCGTGGACTATCCTTTCAGGCAGTGGTCAGGTGTTTATCAATGAAGAGATCATGCAGGTGACTGCAGGCAATCAGTTCGCGATTATTTTGAAGGGCCTATATTCTATTTTGGCTGAAACCAGGATGGTCATTCTTGAGGCCCGAATCGGTGGACCGGAGGATGAGGATAGGGCACTTTTTGTAGAAGAGGACGACTGGAAAGTCATCATTGAACGGGCAGGATCGAATAAATCACTGGATTAA
- a CDS encoding DUF421 domain-containing protein, whose protein sequence is MNCTFKVMYVFFTNRQGNCSSWICFNGGDINMFMDLTIKLVISFFGLWAITFITGRKTLSQLTPLDFLSSLVLSEIVGNTLYDDQVKVTHLIFTLAVWTALAYLGDGRLYIIPKK, encoded by the coding sequence ATGAATTGCACGTTCAAAGTTATGTATGTTTTTTTTACTAATCGACAGGGTAATTGTTCATCATGGATTTGTTTTAATGGAGGGGATATCAATATGTTTATGGATTTAACTATCAAGCTCGTGATTAGCTTTTTCGGTCTCTGGGCCATCACTTTTATCACGGGTAGAAAAACGTTAAGTCAACTTACACCGTTAGACTTCCTATCTTCATTAGTACTAAGTGAAATTGTGGGAAATACGCTCTATGACGACCAAGTAAAAGTAACTCATCTCATATTTACATTGGCCGTTTGGACTGCCCTCGCTTACCTAGGGGATGGGAGGCTGTATATCATACCGAAAAAATGA
- a CDS encoding MarR family winged helix-turn-helix transcriptional regulator — protein MNTDIDNKLLNHWLSFSDIQTKINNRLESALEEKYSLSLKEFYVLYYLSQTSDKQLRLQQLQDLVGLSQSAISRLVVRMEAKNCGALQRHVCENDRRGVYTCLTDLGENKFKKALVTFNETIQSACLEDGLQKELHALIQRSTIE, from the coding sequence ATGAATACCGATATTGATAACAAACTTTTGAATCATTGGCTAAGCTTTAGCGACATTCAAACAAAGATTAATAACCGGTTGGAAAGTGCCTTAGAAGAGAAGTACAGCCTGTCATTAAAGGAATTCTATGTTCTTTATTATCTATCTCAAACCAGTGATAAGCAACTAAGATTGCAGCAGTTGCAGGACTTGGTCGGCCTTAGTCAGAGTGCCATATCACGACTTGTCGTGAGAATGGAAGCCAAAAACTGTGGTGCCTTACAACGGCATGTTTGTGAAAATGATCGAAGAGGGGTCTATACTTGCTTAACAGACCTAGGGGAAAATAAATTTAAAAAAGCTTTGGTTACTTTTAACGAAACCATTCAATCGGCTTGCCTGGAAGACGGGCTTCAAAAAGAACTTCATGCATTGATTCAGCGAAGTACAATTGAATGA
- a CDS encoding amino acid ABC transporter substrate-binding protein/permease: protein MKTTKVSFFVLSLILLLVAGLSGWSGDASATSNAGKTYVIGTDITFAPFEYQDENGDYVGIDMDLLDAIAKDQNFKYEIKALGFNAAVQALESNQVDGVIAGMSITDERKQKFDFSEPYYQSGVVMGISANNDTVKSYEDLRGKKVAVKTGTEGYSFAESIASKYGFTIVPFDDSSQMYDDVKTGNSVACFEDEPVLRFGVNRNIGLKIVTKKEEGAPYGFAVSKGQNQELMKMFNDGLTNIKASGEYERITEKYLGKNATVTNQGRWELVQKSLPALFKGLGKTLLYTIISLFFAFIIGLIFGFMKVGQNKFLRGVATVFVDIFRGIPLIVLAFFIYFGIPQAMGFTMPLFLAAILTLSLNAGAYVTEIIRGGIQSIDRGQMEAARSLGLPYRKAMMKIVIPQAIRVMIPSFINQMVITLKDTSILSVIGLVELTQSGKIVIARTFASFDIWLTVAVMYLIVIITLTKIADYLEVRVRRG from the coding sequence ATGAAAACAACCAAGGTCTCATTTTTTGTACTATCACTAATTCTGCTGCTAGTGGCGGGGTTATCCGGATGGTCGGGGGATGCGAGTGCAACTTCCAATGCAGGCAAAACATATGTGATCGGCACGGACATTACATTTGCACCGTTTGAATATCAGGATGAAAATGGTGATTATGTAGGCATTGATATGGATTTGTTGGATGCCATCGCCAAAGACCAGAATTTCAAGTATGAAATCAAAGCCCTGGGATTTAATGCAGCAGTGCAAGCGCTTGAGTCCAATCAGGTGGATGGCGTCATCGCCGGGATGAGTATTACGGATGAACGAAAACAAAAGTTTGATTTCTCAGAGCCTTATTATCAATCAGGTGTAGTGATGGGGATTAGTGCCAATAATGATACCGTAAAAAGTTATGAAGATCTTCGCGGTAAAAAGGTCGCAGTGAAAACGGGAACAGAAGGGTACAGCTTTGCTGAATCCATCGCCTCAAAATATGGTTTTACCATTGTTCCATTCGACGACTCTTCACAGATGTATGATGATGTGAAAACTGGTAATTCGGTTGCATGTTTTGAAGATGAACCTGTTTTAAGATTCGGGGTGAACCGAAATATTGGTCTAAAGATTGTTACCAAGAAAGAAGAGGGGGCTCCTTACGGATTTGCGGTCAGCAAGGGACAGAATCAGGAACTTATGAAGATGTTTAATGACGGCCTAACGAATATTAAGGCGAGCGGGGAATATGAACGTATTACTGAGAAATACCTTGGTAAAAATGCCACTGTCACAAACCAGGGTCGCTGGGAATTAGTCCAAAAATCTCTGCCTGCCCTGTTCAAAGGTCTGGGAAAAACCCTTTTATATACGATCATTTCACTGTTTTTTGCTTTCATTATCGGCTTGATTTTTGGCTTTATGAAAGTGGGACAAAATAAATTCCTTCGTGGTGTTGCTACGGTCTTTGTAGATATCTTCCGCGGAATTCCGTTGATTGTCCTCGCGTTCTTTATCTATTTCGGGATTCCGCAGGCCATGGGCTTTACGATGCCGCTGTTCCTCGCCGCTATTCTGACACTAAGCCTGAATGCAGGGGCCTATGTCACAGAAATCATTCGTGGGGGAATTCAATCGATTGACCGTGGACAGATGGAAGCCGCGCGTTCACTGGGTTTACCTTATCGTAAAGCCATGATGAAGATCGTAATTCCTCAGGCCATACGGGTTATGATCCCATCATTTATTAATCAGATGGTCATTACACTGAAAGATACGTCAATCCTGTCTGTCATTGGCCTGGTGGAGTTGACGCAATCCGGTAAAATTGTCATCGCAAGAACGTTCGCCTCTTTTGACATTTGGTTAACTGTTGCGGTCATGTACCTGATTGTCATCATCACATTGACTAAAATTGCTGACTATCTGGAGGTGAGAGTTCGTCGTGGGTAA
- a CDS encoding YitT family protein, whose protein sequence is MNQRNTQKSNKLKIISKVLLIMIGAFITSYGLEAVLIPNNVSDGGVTGLSIVGSKLFGLPLGMLIGVINIPFVWLGYKQIGKSFAIYSIIGIASLAVGTSLMHHVPTIIQGDTLLITVVGGIIIGFGMGLALRNGGALDGIDMLAVLLSRKLPFGTSDLILFLNMFVFIVVSTVFGLQGAILSALAYYIASKVIHIVEEGLSGSKTFKIITNQPEIMVETIRDRLGRGATYTDAYGGYSNEQFKEITCVINRMEESKIKDIIHEIDPNAFIVVYDVAEVKGGNFKKKDIH, encoded by the coding sequence ATGAATCAAAGGAACACGCAAAAATCAAACAAACTGAAGATCATCTCGAAAGTGTTATTGATTATGATTGGGGCTTTTATAACCTCATATGGTCTTGAAGCCGTATTAATTCCCAACAATGTCTCAGATGGTGGTGTAACAGGCCTGAGTATCGTTGGTTCTAAACTGTTTGGTTTACCGTTAGGGATGCTGATTGGTGTAATCAACATTCCATTTGTCTGGTTAGGCTATAAACAAATAGGTAAAAGTTTCGCGATTTATTCCATTATCGGTATTGCTTCGCTAGCCGTTGGTACAAGCCTTATGCACCATGTGCCAACGATTATACAAGGAGATACCTTGTTAATTACCGTCGTGGGCGGGATTATCATCGGTTTTGGTATGGGTTTGGCATTGCGTAATGGTGGGGCTTTGGATGGAATAGATATGTTGGCTGTACTGCTTTCACGAAAATTACCTTTTGGAACCAGTGATCTAATCTTATTCTTGAACATGTTTGTCTTTATTGTCGTTTCGACCGTATTTGGTCTGCAAGGGGCTATCCTGTCTGCACTTGCATATTACATCGCTTCCAAAGTGATTCATATTGTTGAAGAAGGATTGAGCGGCTCCAAAACCTTTAAAATCATCACAAATCAACCTGAAATCATGGTGGAAACCATTCGTGACCGTTTGGGTCGTGGAGCAACCTATACTGATGCTTATGGTGGTTACTCCAATGAACAATTCAAAGAAATTACTTGTGTAATCAACCGTATGGAAGAAAGCAAGATCAAAGATATCATTCATGAAATTGACCCCAATGCTTTTATTGTAGTCTACGATGTAGCCGAAGTTAAGGGCGGTAATTTTAAAAAGAAAGATATCCATTAA
- a CDS encoding GNAT family N-acetyltransferase translates to MNVRVVRCSPEDLQKLQEISIETFKDTFQAQNSPENLKGYMERAFNNTQLEGELSNTHSEIYFIYFDEDLAGYLKVNINEAQTENMGDDSLEIERIYIQNKFQKHGLGKYLLNKAMEIAIEHHKKNIWLGVWEKNDNAIAFYKKMGFIQTGTHSFYMGDEEQTDFIMVKKI, encoded by the coding sequence ATGAATGTAAGAGTGGTACGATGCAGTCCTGAAGATTTACAAAAACTCCAGGAAATCAGTATTGAAACATTCAAAGATACATTTCAAGCACAGAATTCCCCTGAAAACTTGAAGGGCTATATGGAAAGAGCGTTTAACAATACACAGTTGGAGGGGGAATTATCCAATACCCATTCAGAAATCTATTTTATCTATTTTGATGAAGATCTAGCTGGATATTTAAAAGTAAATATAAATGAAGCTCAAACCGAGAATATGGGGGATGATTCGCTGGAGATTGAAAGAATATATATCCAAAACAAATTTCAAAAACATGGGTTAGGTAAATATTTGCTCAATAAAGCTATGGAGATAGCCATAGAACATCACAAGAAGAACATTTGGCTTGGGGTCTGGGAAAAAAATGATAATGCTATAGCCTTTTACAAGAAAATGGGATTTATTCAAACTGGCACACACTCATTTTATATGGGGGATGAAGAACAAACGGATTTCATTATGGTCAAAAAAATTTAG
- a CDS encoding sugar O-acetyltransferase produces MSKDIFERDRSGEVVSIHDPEFYKIGVAIEHAQKLIAGLNTGYHNAAKVRDLFSQLTGEIVNETFELLPPFYTDYGQNIRVGKHVFINQGCTFMDRGGITIEDHVLIAPKVNLVTINHPVAPSQRRSTVSTPIVIKKGAWIGIAATIMPGVTVGENSIISAGAVVTKDVPANTIVAGIPAKVIKTIEE; encoded by the coding sequence ATGAGTAAAGACATCTTTGAAAGAGATCGTTCAGGTGAAGTCGTTTCAATTCACGATCCGGAGTTTTATAAAATTGGTGTAGCTATTGAACATGCACAAAAGCTGATTGCAGGGTTGAATACGGGGTATCATAATGCTGCCAAAGTTAGAGACCTGTTCAGCCAATTAACAGGAGAAATTGTGAATGAGACGTTTGAGTTGTTGCCACCGTTTTATACGGACTATGGTCAAAATATCCGAGTGGGTAAACACGTATTTATCAACCAAGGCTGCACGTTCATGGATCGAGGTGGCATAACTATTGAAGATCATGTTTTGATTGCCCCCAAAGTCAATCTCGTGACGATTAATCATCCTGTCGCGCCCTCCCAAAGAAGATCCACCGTTTCCACTCCCATTGTCATCAAAAAAGGGGCCTGGATTGGCATCGCGGCAACCATTATGCCCGGTGTAACCGTCGGTGAAAATTCCATTATTTCGGCAGGGGCCGTCGTGACAAAAGACGTACCTGCCAACACCATTGTGGCTGGTATACCTGCAAAAGTGATCAAAACAATTGAAGAATAA
- the tlp gene encoding small acid-soluble spore protein Tlp: MSKPDNRKDNVEHLQNAVQNTIENYREAKDYLEEFGDEIPGQEKAQIEEKNERRKHSISGFREEIQDEAKHQQNS; encoded by the coding sequence ATGAGCAAACCGGATAATCGTAAGGATAATGTAGAGCACTTGCAAAACGCCGTTCAAAACACGATCGAAAATTACCGGGAAGCGAAAGATTATCTCGAGGAATTCGGAGATGAAATTCCAGGACAGGAAAAAGCGCAAATCGAGGAAAAAAATGAACGCCGTAAACATAGCATTTCCGGATTCAGAGAAGAAATTCAAGATGAAGCCAAACACCAGCAAAACTCATAA
- a CDS encoding M1 family metallopeptidase, whose product MGSTAAYAAPESTISKATADIQTQAPIQYQIQARLDEKNMTIAGSESITYRNTSKDTLKQLVFHTYADANLSKSTQTTMFERSNEEISKNSPDKKPEDFLGGIDIQRVTNGTKALDFSNKNQALTVKLEQPLQPGETVSVQVGFDVKIPYGSQRLSYYKDIINGAHWFPVVSVYDETKHEWDTKPYSPTFETDYYTSADYEVQFDVPEQYQVMMPGTITTRNNVEIGRKVVSAVAQNTREFVFFASPNFKVDSVTRNGLTVEYYYFDNQPGKKKIVDGYIDQAFKVINFYSDKYGKYPYPEFRIVESYVEGVAIEYSRVIQMGQIGLNSDPEQDTVFVHEIAHQWFHALIGNNSETESFLDEGFADFSMVYFAEKHGDKLKGFKSIQFDDSTIDKAIASTNEEVGDLASPVFYEKGRQAIYQLYRSVGEEKFDTFMKAYFKRYVYQNATIEGLLQTIEDVLGAEARNDMKQALYQPNFVLKPEYQLSNEEKTAYLHDQFQLLYESALTQVPNLPFETMSRVMDKALQGEPLAIVLSDQVSKSASKQQEFMVSQLTTLFDLSGLKYDVIRDRQILKQKMKKELASSNVIVIGNAQSNGWVQALKSNIMDRADKIGFQWKKTMSQPSANGAYVIKHPYNQNRLMLHYYWNEDHLNNGALESYLMKMQESIGFTNAYYQYYVLDKNGKVTRDKKVDNPLSKFFAEE is encoded by the coding sequence ATGGGAAGTACTGCCGCTTATGCAGCTCCTGAATCTACTATTTCAAAGGCCACAGCGGATATTCAGACTCAAGCGCCTATCCAATACCAGATTCAAGCTAGGCTGGACGAGAAGAATATGACAATAGCGGGGAGTGAATCCATTACTTATCGAAATACAAGCAAAGATACATTGAAGCAACTGGTTTTTCATACTTATGCGGATGCCAATCTTTCGAAATCAACACAGACGACCATGTTTGAACGTTCCAATGAAGAAATAAGCAAAAATAGCCCTGATAAGAAACCAGAGGACTTTCTTGGCGGGATTGATATTCAACGAGTGACGAACGGGACTAAAGCTCTTGATTTCAGTAATAAAAACCAGGCCTTGACGGTGAAATTGGAGCAGCCCCTTCAGCCCGGTGAGACCGTCTCTGTTCAAGTGGGATTTGATGTGAAGATTCCATACGGCTCACAACGCTTATCGTATTACAAAGATATAATCAATGGAGCTCACTGGTTTCCAGTAGTGTCTGTCTATGACGAGACCAAGCATGAATGGGATACCAAACCCTATAGTCCAACCTTTGAAACGGATTACTACACTTCCGCAGATTATGAAGTTCAGTTCGATGTTCCCGAACAATATCAGGTCATGATGCCTGGTACGATAACAACACGGAATAATGTCGAAATTGGGCGCAAAGTGGTGTCAGCTGTGGCCCAGAATACGAGGGAGTTTGTTTTTTTTGCCAGCCCGAACTTCAAAGTGGACAGCGTAACCCGTAATGGGCTTACAGTGGAGTATTATTATTTTGATAATCAACCGGGAAAGAAAAAGATTGTTGATGGGTATATTGATCAGGCATTTAAAGTCATTAATTTTTACAGTGACAAATATGGTAAGTACCCTTATCCGGAATTCCGAATTGTCGAATCATATGTGGAAGGTGTGGCCATCGAGTATTCAAGGGTCATTCAAATGGGACAAATCGGCCTAAATTCCGATCCGGAACAGGATACCGTATTTGTTCATGAAATTGCACATCAGTGGTTCCATGCATTAATCGGAAATAATTCAGAGACAGAGTCTTTCCTGGACGAAGGTTTTGCGGATTTTTCCATGGTATATTTTGCTGAGAAACATGGAGATAAGCTAAAAGGTTTTAAATCCATCCAATTTGACGATTCCACTATAGATAAAGCTATAGCTTCGACCAATGAAGAGGTTGGAGACTTGGCAAGTCCCGTCTTTTATGAGAAAGGTCGCCAGGCGATATATCAACTGTACCGATCCGTCGGAGAAGAGAAATTTGATACATTTATGAAAGCCTATTTTAAACGTTATGTGTACCAAAACGCTACGATTGAAGGACTTCTTCAGACGATAGAAGATGTATTAGGGGCAGAGGCTCGAAATGATATGAAGCAGGCGCTATATCAGCCTAATTTTGTACTGAAGCCTGAATATCAACTGTCGAACGAGGAAAAAACCGCATATCTTCATGATCAGTTTCAATTGCTGTATGAATCAGCATTAACGCAGGTCCCGAATTTGCCTTTTGAAACGATGAGCCGTGTGATGGATAAAGCCCTTCAAGGTGAGCCATTAGCCATTGTGCTCAGTGATCAGGTGAGCAAGTCAGCGAGCAAACAACAGGAATTCATGGTTAGCCAACTGACAACTCTTTTCGATTTGAGTGGACTGAAGTATGATGTGATCCGGGATCGTCAGATCTTGAAGCAAAAAATGAAAAAGGAGCTGGCAAGCAGCAATGTGATTGTGATTGGTAATGCGCAATCGAACGGTTGGGTTCAAGCGTTAAAGTCCAACATCATGGACCGAGCAGATAAAATCGGTTTTCAATGGAAGAAAACCATGAGTCAGCCATCTGCTAATGGAGCCTACGTTATCAAACATCCGTATAATCAGAATCGCTTGATGCTTCACTATTACTGGAATGAAGATCATCTGAATAATGGAGCACTTGAATCATACTTGATGAAAATGCAGGAATCCATCGGATTCACCAATGCTTATTATCAGTACTATGTGTTGGACAAGAATGGTAAGGTAACAAGAGATAAAAAAGTGGACAATCCACTTTCGAAATTTTTCGCCGAGGAATAA